The Spirochaetota bacterium DNA window GGGCTGATAAACGCCAATTGAAGGATCCAAGGTTAGGGCTTACGCATAACCTTGGCGGCTTTCCCATGTTGAATGTAGTGAGTGTTGCGATAGTGGGCCGATACAACAATTAAAGTTGCTGTGTAAAAATATTCAGGCTTGACAAAATATTCTTGCTTTTGATGTATATATATAGTATAGGCGATAGTAACTATCGCCTAAATTTTTTATAAAACCTGAAAGTGAGGATTGCATGTTTGAAGGTGTTTTCACAGCCCTTGTTACTCCGTTTAAAAATGGCAAAATTGACTATAATTCACTTGAGAAAATTATTGAGCATCAGATTGCAGGTGGGGTTGATGGAGTTGTTCCCATGGGGACAACTGGTGAGTCGCCCACAGTAAGTTATGAGGAACATGAAGAGTTCATTGTGCGCGTTGTAAAAATGGTAAATAAGCGAGTAAAAATTATCGCTGGTACTGGTTCCAACTCAACTGATGAAGCCATTTATCTTTCAAAAGCAGCGCAGGATGCGGGTGTGGATGCTGTGCTTTTGGTTAACCCATATTATAACAGGCCCCCACAGCGTGGACTTATTGCTCATTTTGAACAAATTGCAACAGCAATATCTATTCCGGTGGTATTGTACAATATTCCAGGAAGAACAGGCATAAATTTTTTACCTGAAAGTGTTGCAGAACTTGTAAAGCGTGTTCCCAATATTGTAGCCATGAAGGAAGCTAGTGGTGATATTGCTCAAATGATGAACCTGATTGAACTATGTGGCGACAGAATCACCCTACTTTCTGGTGATGATAATTTGTTGTTGCCTGTGCTGGGTATTGGTGGAAAAGGGATTATATCAGTGCTATCAAATTTATTGCCTGCAGATGTAAAAGCAGTAGTTACGTTATTTCAATCTGGTAATTATGAAGAAGCTAGGAAGAAATTCTACAAATTGTTACCTTTATGTCGTGCGATGTTCTATGAAACAAATCCTATTCCCATAAAGGCAGCTATGGAAATGGCAGGATTCTGCTCATCTGAGGTGCGTTTGCCACTTGTTCCACTGTCAGAAGATAATCGCAAAAAACTAAAGGAAGCATTAATTGCCTATGGAGTAAAACTATGAAGATAGGAATTTGCGGAATAGCTGGTAGAATGGGCAGGGCAATACTTGCCGCATCTTTAGAAAAAGGGCATACTATTTCACAAGGCTTGGATGCACCGCAATGCCCGATGTTGGGACAGGATGTGGGAAGTGCAATTGGTAAAAAGTTAAATGTTGCTATTGAGTCATTACCAGATACAGCACTTAATGCTGATGCTATTATTGATTTTTCTGCACCCGCTGCTACCGAAGTGCTATTACATAAAGCAGTACAGCAAAAAATACCGTTAGTAATAGGAACAACCGGATTTTCTGATGCACAAAAAGAACGTATACAGAAAGCATCCGATTCTATTCCTATTGTATTTTCACCAAATATGTCGGTTGGGGTTAATCTTTTATTCAAGCTCACACAGCTGGCTGCATCAGTTTTAAAGCAAGGATATGATGTTGAGATATTTGAAGCACATCACCGGTTGAAGAAAGATTCACCATCAGGTACTGCAAAAAAGCTGATTGATATTGTGATGGAAACCCGAAAAGATTTACACAACGCAAAGCTAATGCACGGGCGTGAAGGTATAGTAGGGGAGCGAACAGATAATGAGATTGGCGTTATGGTAATGCGCGGTGGTGATATTGTGGGTGAGCATACCGTATATTTTATTGCCAGTGGCGAACGTATTGAATTAACTCACAGGGCAACCAGCCGTGATAATTTTGCACGAGGTGCAGTTATGGCTGCCGAATTTATAGTAAATAAAAAGCCCGGACTTTATACTATGTTCGATGTGCTGGGATTGTAATAACAATGGCCGATAATGATGTAAAAAATAGTGAAATTGTTTCATTTGAAGAAAATCCTTATTCGCCTGAAATAAAAAAGCCTGAGGATATAGTCAGGCTTTTTTATATACATAATGTCCCAATTTTACCAGTGATATCTAAACGCGGCATCTTATTGGGGATTTTAAAGAAAGAAGATGTAATAGCTGAGCTCAGTGATATTGCTCGCAGTGCAGTGAAGATTGATGAATTTGTACAGAAATTAGCTAAAAAAATGACCATGGATGAGCTGTTACCCCAGGTAGCAAATGTTAAAGAGCTCATTACAATTGACCTTTTTGGAGAAGTGCAGGGGCGCATGTCGCGCCTGGATTTGTTTATGGCAGCCGAAGGGCACTACGAAAAAAGAGATAATGAAAAAGCAAAAGTAAAAGAAGAAAAAGAAAGTCAAACAAAAGATGCCGTTATTGAGTGGCTCATCTATTTGGTTTTGGAACATATTCCACGGGCATTGTATGCTGTAAACAGTAATGGGAAAACAATATTTTTTAACGGACATTTTGAAGATGTATATGTAAAAGCTTTTCCTGAATCTAGTGATGTGGACGTAGCATTAACTGAAAAAATATTAATGGATACATCAAAAAACGATGTATACACATCGTATGTATATAAACGACAGTTTTTTTATAATAGGGAACTGAAGGTATATTATGAACGAGTTCCTCTCAAGAGTGACAATAAAACAGTGGGATATCTTTTCATGTTTGAAAGAGATATTACAAAGCAGGATTTGCTTGTGCCTGATATTATATCCCCTTCGGATGGGATTGATGAATTGCTTTCACGCGCTGAGCGTTCTATCCTAGTGCAAGCATTAACCCAATCAGATTTTGATGTGTCACAAACAGCAAAGATGCTTAATATAACTGTTGCTGATTTAAAAAAAAGAATTAAACATTATGACATAACTTTCACAAAAAAAGATGGTTAAATCTTTTGATGACTGAGCTAGCACAAAAAAAAATCAATGTATTGCTCGTTGAGGATCTCACCTATGATGCGCAACTTGAAAAAACAATTTTAGAGAAATCAAATCTGCGTTGTGACATAGTGTGGGTTTCAAATAAAGATGAGTTTTATACCGCATGCAAGGAATTTGTGCCTGATGTTGTTGTGAGTGATTATCACCTGCCTGATATAACTGCAGAAGAAATTGTGGAGTATATCAACACAAATTGTAAATATGTACCTGTGATAATTATTAGTGGTGCTATCGGCGAAGAAACAACAGTAGAAATAATAAAAAACGGCGCTGTGGATGTGTTGTTAAAGCAGCATCTATTTAAATTACCACAGGTAATAGAAAGAGCTATTGCAGAAACTCAGAAAAAAAAGGATCTGGATGAAGCTTTAGAGAAATTAACAAAAACCAAAGAGTTGCAAGAATTAATTTTACAGAATGTTCCAGTAGGGATAATTGTTGTAAAAAAAGATGGGGAGATAGTTGAGATAAATAACCATGCGCTTATGCTTTTGGGTTACAATCAGGATACAAGGCCTCAGCATTTTTCTGCAAAAAGCTTCTTTGTTGAAGCTTCGCAGTGTACACACTTTTTTAAA harbors:
- the dapB gene encoding 4-hydroxy-tetrahydrodipicolinate reductase codes for the protein MKIGICGIAGRMGRAILAASLEKGHTISQGLDAPQCPMLGQDVGSAIGKKLNVAIESLPDTALNADAIIDFSAPAATEVLLHKAVQQKIPLVIGTTGFSDAQKERIQKASDSIPIVFSPNMSVGVNLLFKLTQLAASVLKQGYDVEIFEAHHRLKKDSPSGTAKKLIDIVMETRKDLHNAKLMHGREGIVGERTDNEIGVMVMRGGDIVGEHTVYFIASGERIELTHRATSRDNFARGAVMAAEFIVNKKPGLYTMFDVLGL
- the dapA gene encoding 4-hydroxy-tetrahydrodipicolinate synthase, with the protein product MFEGVFTALVTPFKNGKIDYNSLEKIIEHQIAGGVDGVVPMGTTGESPTVSYEEHEEFIVRVVKMVNKRVKIIAGTGSNSTDEAIYLSKAAQDAGVDAVLLVNPYYNRPPQRGLIAHFEQIATAISIPVVLYNIPGRTGINFLPESVAELVKRVPNIVAMKEASGDIAQMMNLIELCGDRITLLSGDDNLLLPVLGIGGKGIISVLSNLLPADVKAVVTLFQSGNYEEARKKFYKLLPLCRAMFYETNPIPIKAAMEMAGFCSSEVRLPLVPLSEDNRKKLKEALIAYGVKL